The Ignavibacteria bacterium genome contains the following window.
GCTGTTGTTGATAAAATTGTCAAACTTAGAATTCATGTTGAATTGAACAAACAATCATAAATGAAACTCGAAGACGAAATAAAACAAAGTTCATTCAGGAATGAGTATCATAAGCTGGCTGTGAATATTATTTACACTCACAGCTGGCTTATGAATAAAATTTATGAATTACTGGATGAATATGATTTAACACCTCAGCAATTTAATCTTTTAAGAATTTTACGTGGACAGTATCCACAGCCAGCCAGCATTTCACTCTTAAAAGAAAGAATGCTTGATAAAATGTCAGATGCTTCTCGATTAGTGGAAAGATTAATTTCTAAGGGACTTGTCGAGCGAAATATTTGCCCCGAAGATCGTCGAAAAGCTGAAGTTAAAATTACAAAGAAAGGATTAAAGCTTTTAGAAAAAATAGACGCAGCAAATGATGAAATGGATAATTATTTAAAAAATCTTTCTGCACAGGAAGCGAAGCAATTAAACTACTTACTCGATAAATTACGCGGTTAGTTATTTTGCTAATCGTGATCTAATTTTTATTTTTGCACATAAATTTTTCATTCTTTGTTCTTTATTTAATTGAATAATTGCTGGAGAGGTGGCCGAGTGGCTGAAGGCAGCGGTTTGCTAAACCGCCGTACTGGGTAAACCGGTACCGCGGGTTCGAATCCCGCCCTCTCCGCAAAATTTGTTATAATAAAATTCTATTAATTCTTTTTGATTTCTGAATAAAAATTAATATGTCAGATTTATTCTTTCGGGGAATTTTAAAAGGGGTAAATTTTTTATGAAATCTAAAATCATTTGAGAGTATTTTTATATAATCTTTTCATGTGTAAAAATATTTCAAATGTTTATAGATCAATTTTTAATTTGAACAAATTAAGTTCATTTTTATTTCAAACTTGCCTTAATTTAGTGCATAAATTTATAGAAATCTGTGAATTATCATTTGATTAATATGAATGTTAATTCATTATTAAAGTTGAAAACTATAGAAAAGGAACATTATTTATTGAATTTCAGTGGATCTCTTATAATCTCTTTTTGAGATTTGTTCAAACATAGCTATTTCCTATACATAAAAAGATCAATGGTAGCTAAATTATATCTTATAGATTTTTATTTTTGAAAGTAAACTTTATATATAAGATAT
Protein-coding sequences here:
- a CDS encoding MarR family transcriptional regulator; its protein translation is MKLEDEIKQSSFRNEYHKLAVNIIYTHSWLMNKIYELLDEYDLTPQQFNLLRILRGQYPQPASISLLKERMLDKMSDASRLVERLISKGLVERNICPEDRRKAEVKITKKGLKLLEKIDAANDEMDNYLKNLSAQEAKQLNYLLDKLRG